A window of Macrotis lagotis isolate mMagLag1 chromosome X, bilby.v1.9.chrom.fasta, whole genome shotgun sequence contains these coding sequences:
- the LOC141501848 gene encoding zinc finger protein 711-like isoform X2, translating into MLPHIDSELLARRQIFSNELGPNMDPGGGGLGLQIQEPKVPPTIIMQDFVSGMAGTARIDGDHIFVSVPEALLVSDVVTDDGINLDRGLASEVVQGPDIVTENDFVTEGVFVPESVLEADIAIEEILDISDHILTSDLITETVRLPDQIFVADLVTGPEGHLEHMVQDSVSGADSPTIVSEEVLVTNSDTEAVIQAASTLPGSTVAIKTEDDDDGKSTSEDYLMISLDEDAEKLDQIANPPVKLHTEASNDDVTKEDGFGSEVIKVYIFKAEAEDDVEIGGTEVVTDSDFHNGHSIPGVLEQQGCVGRMQQEKMVYMAVKDSTHEGGDLNYAEIADEVYMEVIIGDEETPALPEAQLEDSGVNKTFVPVAWAAAYGNENLPQRYEECEASGNNLDTRLENNDGTSGQYLQICDSLNTNKALKQKSKRRKRGESRLWPTAIIIGPDGQPLTVYPCYICGKKFKSRGFLKRHMKNHPDHMIKKKYQCTDCDFTTSKKVSFHSHLESHKLMNKVEKTLELTEYTRRYKEASPLSSNKLILRDKEPKIYKCTYCDYETAEQGLLNRHLLAVHSRNFPHVCVECGKGFRHPSELKKHMRTHTGEKPYHCHYCIFRCADQSNLKTHMKAKHGTVLPYKCELCPQAFSEETELQQHLELFQGHKTHQCPHCDHKSTNSSDLKRHIISVHTKDFPHKCEVCEKGFHRPSELKKHSETHKGKKVHHCRHCDFKSPDPFVLSGHILSVHTRDLPFKCKKCKRGFRQQTEFKKHMKTHSGKKVYQCQYCDYSTTDASGFKRHVISIHTKDYPHRCDFCKKGFRRPSEKNQHIMRHHKDTAM; encoded by the exons ATGCTACCCCACATTGATTCCGAGCTTTTGGCAAGGAGACAG atattctCGAATGAACTTGGCCCCAATATGGATCCAGGTGGTGGAGGTCTTGGATTGCAGATACAAGAACCCAAAGTGCCCCCTACTATCATAATGCAGGATTTTG TGTCTGGAATGGCTGGCACTGCTCGTATCGACGGAGACCATATTTTTGTATCTGTTCCGGAAGCTCTATTAGTTTCTGATGTGGTCACGGATGATGGGATAAATCTTGATCGTGGCCTTGCATCTGAAGTTGTCCAAGGGCCTGATATCGTCACAGAAAATGATTTTGTAACAGAAGGTGTATTTGTTCCTGAATCTGTTCTGGAAGCTGATATTGCCATTGAAGAAATTTTAGATATTAGTGATCACATTTTGACTTCTGACCTAATAACAGAAACTGTTAGATTACCTGACCAGATTTTTGTGGCTGACCTTGTTACTGGTCCTGAAGGACATTTGGAACATATGGTCCAGGATTCTGTGTCAGGAGCTGATTCTCCCACAATAGTATCAGAGGAAGTTCTTGTAACCAATTCAGATACAGAAGCTGTGATTCAAGCAGCCAGTACTCTTCCTGGTTCTACGGTTGCTATAAAaactgaagatgatgatgatggcaagaGCACTTCTGAAGACTACTTAATGATATCTT TGGATGAAGATGCAGAGAAACTAGACCAAATTGCAAACCCACCAGTAAAACTCCACACTGAAGCTTCCAATGATGATGTCACTAAAGAAGATGGGTTTGGTTCAGAAgttataaaagtatatatttttaaagctgAAGCTGAAGATGATGTGGAAATAG gtGGAACAGAAGTTGTTACAGACAGTGATTTTCACAATGGACATTCCATCCCTGGAGTCCTTGAACAGCAGGGATGTGTTGGCCGAATGCAACAGGAGAAGATGGTTTACATGGCAGTTAAAGACTCAACTCATGAGGGTGGAGATCTCA ATTATGCTGAAATAGCTGATGAAGTTTACATGGAAGTCATTATAGGGGATGAGGAAACCCCTGCCCTCCCTGAGGCCCAGCTGGAAGACTCTGGTGTGAATAAAACATTTGTTCCTGTGGCTTGGGCAGCAGCATATG gaaatgaAAATCTTCCCCAGAGGTATGAAGAATGTGAGGCATCAG gaaataatttGGACACCAGATTAGAAAATAATGATGGTACCTCAGGACAGTACCTTCAGATTTGTGATAGTCTTAACACAAATAAGGCACTTAAACAGAAGTCCAAGAGAAGGAAACGGGGAGAAAGCAGGCTATGGCCAACAG ctatTATAATTGGTCCCGATGGGCAGCCCTTGACTGTATACCCTTGCTATATTTGTGGGAAGAAGTTTAAATCCAGAGGATTCTTGAAAAGACACATGAAGAATCATCCCGATCATATGatcaagaaaaaatatcaatgtaCAGATTGTGACTTCACAACTAGTAAGAAAGTAAGTTTTCATAGTCATTTAGAAAGCCATAAGCTTATGAATAAAGTTGAAAAGACCCTTGAGCTTACAGAATATACAAGGAGGTACAAAGAAGCTAGTCCACTGAGTTCAAACAAACTTATATTAAGGGACAAAGAACCTAAAATCTATAAATGCACATATTGTGACTATGAAACTGCAGAACAAGGACTGCTGAATAGACATTTGCTTGCTGTTCATAGCAGAAATTTTCCTCATGTTTGTGTTGAGTGTGGGAAGGGATTCCGTCACCCATCTGAACTTAAGAAGCACATGAGGACCCACACAGGGGAAAAGCCATACCATTGTCACTATTGTATCTTCCGGTGTGCTGATCAGTCCAATCTGAAAACTCACATGAAAGCCAAACATGGCACAGTTTTACCTTATAAGTGTGAGCTCTGTCCTCAAGCTTtctctgaggaaactgagctgcAGCAGCACTTGGAGTTATTCCAAGGACATAAAACACACCAGTGCCCTCATTGTGACCACAAGAGTACCAATTCAAGTGACCTTAAGCGCCATATTATTTCTGTGCATACTAAAGATTTCCCTCACAAATGTGAAGTGTGTGAGAAGGGCTTTCATCGTCCTTCTGAGCTCAAAAAGCACAGTGAAAcccataaagggaaaaaagtgcaCCATTGTAGACACTGTGACTTTAAATCGCCTGATCCCTTTGTGCTCAGTGGCCATATCCTCTCTGTTCACACCCGAGACCTTCCTTTCAAATGTAAGAAGTGCAAGAGAGGATTTAGGCAGCaaactgaatttaaaaagcaCATGAAGACCCATAGTGGAAAGAAAGTTTATCAGTGTCAGTATTGTGATTACAGTACTACAGATGCCTCTGGCTTTAAGCGACATGTTATCTCCATACATACAAAAGACTACCCACATAGATGTGACTTCTGCAAAAAGGGATTCCGTAGGCCATCAGAAAAAAACCAACATATAATGAGACACCACAAAGACACCGCTATGTAA
- the LOC141501848 gene encoding zinc finger protein 711-like isoform X7 — MEGNWNFPPQNAVPTSPISLQMQLSPRNFREDNHAYLSSDNFAFPEMGTMDNIPFPDLNMDLPPIFSNELGPNMDPGGGGLGLQIQEPKVPPTIIMQDFVDEDAEKLDQIANPPVKLHTEASNDDVTKEDGFGSEVIKVYIFKAEAEDDVEIGGTEVVTDSDFHNGHSIPGVLEQQGCVGRMQQEKMVYMAVKDSTHEGGDLNYAEIADEVYMEVIIGDEETPALPEAQLEDSGVNKTFVPVAWAAAYGNENLPQRYEECEASGNNLDTRLENNDGTSGQYLQICDSLNTNKALKQKSKRRKRGESRLWPTAIIIGPDGQPLTVYPCYICGKKFKSRGFLKRHMKNHPDHMIKKKYQCTDCDFTTSKKVSFHSHLESHKLMNKVEKTLELTEYTRRYKEASPLSSNKLILRDKEPKIYKCTYCDYETAEQGLLNRHLLAVHSRNFPHVCVECGKGFRHPSELKKHMRTHTGEKPYHCHYCIFRCADQSNLKTHMKAKHGTVLPYKCELCPQAFSEETELQQHLELFQGHKTHQCPHCDHKSTNSSDLKRHIISVHTKDFPHKCEVCEKGFHRPSELKKHSETHKGKKVHHCRHCDFKSPDPFVLSGHILSVHTRDLPFKCKKCKRGFRQQTEFKKHMKTHSGKKVYQCQYCDYSTTDASGFKRHVISIHTKDYPHRCDFCKKGFRRPSEKNQHIMRHHKDTAM; from the exons atattctCGAATGAACTTGGCCCCAATATGGATCCAGGTGGTGGAGGTCTTGGATTGCAGATACAAGAACCCAAAGTGCCCCCTACTATCATAATGCAGGATTTTG TGGATGAAGATGCAGAGAAACTAGACCAAATTGCAAACCCACCAGTAAAACTCCACACTGAAGCTTCCAATGATGATGTCACTAAAGAAGATGGGTTTGGTTCAGAAgttataaaagtatatatttttaaagctgAAGCTGAAGATGATGTGGAAATAG gtGGAACAGAAGTTGTTACAGACAGTGATTTTCACAATGGACATTCCATCCCTGGAGTCCTTGAACAGCAGGGATGTGTTGGCCGAATGCAACAGGAGAAGATGGTTTACATGGCAGTTAAAGACTCAACTCATGAGGGTGGAGATCTCA ATTATGCTGAAATAGCTGATGAAGTTTACATGGAAGTCATTATAGGGGATGAGGAAACCCCTGCCCTCCCTGAGGCCCAGCTGGAAGACTCTGGTGTGAATAAAACATTTGTTCCTGTGGCTTGGGCAGCAGCATATG gaaatgaAAATCTTCCCCAGAGGTATGAAGAATGTGAGGCATCAG gaaataatttGGACACCAGATTAGAAAATAATGATGGTACCTCAGGACAGTACCTTCAGATTTGTGATAGTCTTAACACAAATAAGGCACTTAAACAGAAGTCCAAGAGAAGGAAACGGGGAGAAAGCAGGCTATGGCCAACAG ctatTATAATTGGTCCCGATGGGCAGCCCTTGACTGTATACCCTTGCTATATTTGTGGGAAGAAGTTTAAATCCAGAGGATTCTTGAAAAGACACATGAAGAATCATCCCGATCATATGatcaagaaaaaatatcaatgtaCAGATTGTGACTTCACAACTAGTAAGAAAGTAAGTTTTCATAGTCATTTAGAAAGCCATAAGCTTATGAATAAAGTTGAAAAGACCCTTGAGCTTACAGAATATACAAGGAGGTACAAAGAAGCTAGTCCACTGAGTTCAAACAAACTTATATTAAGGGACAAAGAACCTAAAATCTATAAATGCACATATTGTGACTATGAAACTGCAGAACAAGGACTGCTGAATAGACATTTGCTTGCTGTTCATAGCAGAAATTTTCCTCATGTTTGTGTTGAGTGTGGGAAGGGATTCCGTCACCCATCTGAACTTAAGAAGCACATGAGGACCCACACAGGGGAAAAGCCATACCATTGTCACTATTGTATCTTCCGGTGTGCTGATCAGTCCAATCTGAAAACTCACATGAAAGCCAAACATGGCACAGTTTTACCTTATAAGTGTGAGCTCTGTCCTCAAGCTTtctctgaggaaactgagctgcAGCAGCACTTGGAGTTATTCCAAGGACATAAAACACACCAGTGCCCTCATTGTGACCACAAGAGTACCAATTCAAGTGACCTTAAGCGCCATATTATTTCTGTGCATACTAAAGATTTCCCTCACAAATGTGAAGTGTGTGAGAAGGGCTTTCATCGTCCTTCTGAGCTCAAAAAGCACAGTGAAAcccataaagggaaaaaagtgcaCCATTGTAGACACTGTGACTTTAAATCGCCTGATCCCTTTGTGCTCAGTGGCCATATCCTCTCTGTTCACACCCGAGACCTTCCTTTCAAATGTAAGAAGTGCAAGAGAGGATTTAGGCAGCaaactgaatttaaaaagcaCATGAAGACCCATAGTGGAAAGAAAGTTTATCAGTGTCAGTATTGTGATTACAGTACTACAGATGCCTCTGGCTTTAAGCGACATGTTATCTCCATACATACAAAAGACTACCCACATAGATGTGACTTCTGCAAAAAGGGATTCCGTAGGCCATCAGAAAAAAACCAACATATAATGAGACACCACAAAGACACCGCTATGTAA
- the LOC141501848 gene encoding zinc finger protein 711-like isoform X6: MEGNWNFPPQNAVPTSPISLQMQLSPRNFREDNHAYLSSDNFAFPEMGTMDNIPFPDLNMDLPPIFSNELGPNMDPGGGGLGLQIQEPKVPPTIIMQDFVSGMAGTARIDGDHIFVSVPEALLVSDVVTDDGINLDRGLASEVVQGPDIVTENDFVTEGVFVPESVLEADIAIEEILDISDHILTSDLITETVRLPDQIFVADLVTGPEGHLEHMVQDSVSGADSPTIVSEEVLVTNSDTEAVIQAASTLPGSTVAIKTEDDDDGKSTSEDYLMISLDEDAEKLDQIANPPVKLHTEASNDDVTKEDGFGSEVIKVYIFKAEAEDDVEIGNNLDTRLENNDGTSGQYLQICDSLNTNKALKQKSKRRKRGESRLWPTAIIIGPDGQPLTVYPCYICGKKFKSRGFLKRHMKNHPDHMIKKKYQCTDCDFTTSKKVSFHSHLESHKLMNKVEKTLELTEYTRRYKEASPLSSNKLILRDKEPKIYKCTYCDYETAEQGLLNRHLLAVHSRNFPHVCVECGKGFRHPSELKKHMRTHTGEKPYHCHYCIFRCADQSNLKTHMKAKHGTVLPYKCELCPQAFSEETELQQHLELFQGHKTHQCPHCDHKSTNSSDLKRHIISVHTKDFPHKCEVCEKGFHRPSELKKHSETHKGKKVHHCRHCDFKSPDPFVLSGHILSVHTRDLPFKCKKCKRGFRQQTEFKKHMKTHSGKKVYQCQYCDYSTTDASGFKRHVISIHTKDYPHRCDFCKKGFRRPSEKNQHIMRHHKDTAM, from the exons atattctCGAATGAACTTGGCCCCAATATGGATCCAGGTGGTGGAGGTCTTGGATTGCAGATACAAGAACCCAAAGTGCCCCCTACTATCATAATGCAGGATTTTG TGTCTGGAATGGCTGGCACTGCTCGTATCGACGGAGACCATATTTTTGTATCTGTTCCGGAAGCTCTATTAGTTTCTGATGTGGTCACGGATGATGGGATAAATCTTGATCGTGGCCTTGCATCTGAAGTTGTCCAAGGGCCTGATATCGTCACAGAAAATGATTTTGTAACAGAAGGTGTATTTGTTCCTGAATCTGTTCTGGAAGCTGATATTGCCATTGAAGAAATTTTAGATATTAGTGATCACATTTTGACTTCTGACCTAATAACAGAAACTGTTAGATTACCTGACCAGATTTTTGTGGCTGACCTTGTTACTGGTCCTGAAGGACATTTGGAACATATGGTCCAGGATTCTGTGTCAGGAGCTGATTCTCCCACAATAGTATCAGAGGAAGTTCTTGTAACCAATTCAGATACAGAAGCTGTGATTCAAGCAGCCAGTACTCTTCCTGGTTCTACGGTTGCTATAAAaactgaagatgatgatgatggcaagaGCACTTCTGAAGACTACTTAATGATATCTT TGGATGAAGATGCAGAGAAACTAGACCAAATTGCAAACCCACCAGTAAAACTCCACACTGAAGCTTCCAATGATGATGTCACTAAAGAAGATGGGTTTGGTTCAGAAgttataaaagtatatatttttaaagctgAAGCTGAAGATGATGTGGAAATAG gaaataatttGGACACCAGATTAGAAAATAATGATGGTACCTCAGGACAGTACCTTCAGATTTGTGATAGTCTTAACACAAATAAGGCACTTAAACAGAAGTCCAAGAGAAGGAAACGGGGAGAAAGCAGGCTATGGCCAACAG ctatTATAATTGGTCCCGATGGGCAGCCCTTGACTGTATACCCTTGCTATATTTGTGGGAAGAAGTTTAAATCCAGAGGATTCTTGAAAAGACACATGAAGAATCATCCCGATCATATGatcaagaaaaaatatcaatgtaCAGATTGTGACTTCACAACTAGTAAGAAAGTAAGTTTTCATAGTCATTTAGAAAGCCATAAGCTTATGAATAAAGTTGAAAAGACCCTTGAGCTTACAGAATATACAAGGAGGTACAAAGAAGCTAGTCCACTGAGTTCAAACAAACTTATATTAAGGGACAAAGAACCTAAAATCTATAAATGCACATATTGTGACTATGAAACTGCAGAACAAGGACTGCTGAATAGACATTTGCTTGCTGTTCATAGCAGAAATTTTCCTCATGTTTGTGTTGAGTGTGGGAAGGGATTCCGTCACCCATCTGAACTTAAGAAGCACATGAGGACCCACACAGGGGAAAAGCCATACCATTGTCACTATTGTATCTTCCGGTGTGCTGATCAGTCCAATCTGAAAACTCACATGAAAGCCAAACATGGCACAGTTTTACCTTATAAGTGTGAGCTCTGTCCTCAAGCTTtctctgaggaaactgagctgcAGCAGCACTTGGAGTTATTCCAAGGACATAAAACACACCAGTGCCCTCATTGTGACCACAAGAGTACCAATTCAAGTGACCTTAAGCGCCATATTATTTCTGTGCATACTAAAGATTTCCCTCACAAATGTGAAGTGTGTGAGAAGGGCTTTCATCGTCCTTCTGAGCTCAAAAAGCACAGTGAAAcccataaagggaaaaaagtgcaCCATTGTAGACACTGTGACTTTAAATCGCCTGATCCCTTTGTGCTCAGTGGCCATATCCTCTCTGTTCACACCCGAGACCTTCCTTTCAAATGTAAGAAGTGCAAGAGAGGATTTAGGCAGCaaactgaatttaaaaagcaCATGAAGACCCATAGTGGAAAGAAAGTTTATCAGTGTCAGTATTGTGATTACAGTACTACAGATGCCTCTGGCTTTAAGCGACATGTTATCTCCATACATACAAAAGACTACCCACATAGATGTGACTTCTGCAAAAAGGGATTCCGTAGGCCATCAGAAAAAAACCAACATATAATGAGACACCACAAAGACACCGCTATGTAA
- the LOC141501848 gene encoding zinc finger protein 711-like isoform X1 encodes MEGNWNFPPQNAVPTSPISLQMQLSPRNFREDNHAYLSSDNFAFPEMGTMDNIPFPDLNMDLPPIFSNELGPNMDPGGGGLGLQIQEPKVPPTIIMQDFVSGMAGTARIDGDHIFVSVPEALLVSDVVTDDGINLDRGLASEVVQGPDIVTENDFVTEGVFVPESVLEADIAIEEILDISDHILTSDLITETVRLPDQIFVADLVTGPEGHLEHMVQDSVSGADSPTIVSEEVLVTNSDTEAVIQAASTLPGSTVAIKTEDDDDGKSTSEDYLMISLDEDAEKLDQIANPPVKLHTEASNDDVTKEDGFGSEVIKVYIFKAEAEDDVEIGGTEVVTDSDFHNGHSIPGVLEQQGCVGRMQQEKMVYMAVKDSTHEGGDLNYAEIADEVYMEVIIGDEETPALPEAQLEDSGVNKTFVPVAWAAAYGNENLPQRYEECEASGNNLDTRLENNDGTSGQYLQICDSLNTNKALKQKSKRRKRGESRLWPTAIIIGPDGQPLTVYPCYICGKKFKSRGFLKRHMKNHPDHMIKKKYQCTDCDFTTSKKVSFHSHLESHKLMNKVEKTLELTEYTRRYKEASPLSSNKLILRDKEPKIYKCTYCDYETAEQGLLNRHLLAVHSRNFPHVCVECGKGFRHPSELKKHMRTHTGEKPYHCHYCIFRCADQSNLKTHMKAKHGTVLPYKCELCPQAFSEETELQQHLELFQGHKTHQCPHCDHKSTNSSDLKRHIISVHTKDFPHKCEVCEKGFHRPSELKKHSETHKGKKVHHCRHCDFKSPDPFVLSGHILSVHTRDLPFKCKKCKRGFRQQTEFKKHMKTHSGKKVYQCQYCDYSTTDASGFKRHVISIHTKDYPHRCDFCKKGFRRPSEKNQHIMRHHKDTAM; translated from the exons atattctCGAATGAACTTGGCCCCAATATGGATCCAGGTGGTGGAGGTCTTGGATTGCAGATACAAGAACCCAAAGTGCCCCCTACTATCATAATGCAGGATTTTG TGTCTGGAATGGCTGGCACTGCTCGTATCGACGGAGACCATATTTTTGTATCTGTTCCGGAAGCTCTATTAGTTTCTGATGTGGTCACGGATGATGGGATAAATCTTGATCGTGGCCTTGCATCTGAAGTTGTCCAAGGGCCTGATATCGTCACAGAAAATGATTTTGTAACAGAAGGTGTATTTGTTCCTGAATCTGTTCTGGAAGCTGATATTGCCATTGAAGAAATTTTAGATATTAGTGATCACATTTTGACTTCTGACCTAATAACAGAAACTGTTAGATTACCTGACCAGATTTTTGTGGCTGACCTTGTTACTGGTCCTGAAGGACATTTGGAACATATGGTCCAGGATTCTGTGTCAGGAGCTGATTCTCCCACAATAGTATCAGAGGAAGTTCTTGTAACCAATTCAGATACAGAAGCTGTGATTCAAGCAGCCAGTACTCTTCCTGGTTCTACGGTTGCTATAAAaactgaagatgatgatgatggcaagaGCACTTCTGAAGACTACTTAATGATATCTT TGGATGAAGATGCAGAGAAACTAGACCAAATTGCAAACCCACCAGTAAAACTCCACACTGAAGCTTCCAATGATGATGTCACTAAAGAAGATGGGTTTGGTTCAGAAgttataaaagtatatatttttaaagctgAAGCTGAAGATGATGTGGAAATAG gtGGAACAGAAGTTGTTACAGACAGTGATTTTCACAATGGACATTCCATCCCTGGAGTCCTTGAACAGCAGGGATGTGTTGGCCGAATGCAACAGGAGAAGATGGTTTACATGGCAGTTAAAGACTCAACTCATGAGGGTGGAGATCTCA ATTATGCTGAAATAGCTGATGAAGTTTACATGGAAGTCATTATAGGGGATGAGGAAACCCCTGCCCTCCCTGAGGCCCAGCTGGAAGACTCTGGTGTGAATAAAACATTTGTTCCTGTGGCTTGGGCAGCAGCATATG gaaatgaAAATCTTCCCCAGAGGTATGAAGAATGTGAGGCATCAG gaaataatttGGACACCAGATTAGAAAATAATGATGGTACCTCAGGACAGTACCTTCAGATTTGTGATAGTCTTAACACAAATAAGGCACTTAAACAGAAGTCCAAGAGAAGGAAACGGGGAGAAAGCAGGCTATGGCCAACAG ctatTATAATTGGTCCCGATGGGCAGCCCTTGACTGTATACCCTTGCTATATTTGTGGGAAGAAGTTTAAATCCAGAGGATTCTTGAAAAGACACATGAAGAATCATCCCGATCATATGatcaagaaaaaatatcaatgtaCAGATTGTGACTTCACAACTAGTAAGAAAGTAAGTTTTCATAGTCATTTAGAAAGCCATAAGCTTATGAATAAAGTTGAAAAGACCCTTGAGCTTACAGAATATACAAGGAGGTACAAAGAAGCTAGTCCACTGAGTTCAAACAAACTTATATTAAGGGACAAAGAACCTAAAATCTATAAATGCACATATTGTGACTATGAAACTGCAGAACAAGGACTGCTGAATAGACATTTGCTTGCTGTTCATAGCAGAAATTTTCCTCATGTTTGTGTTGAGTGTGGGAAGGGATTCCGTCACCCATCTGAACTTAAGAAGCACATGAGGACCCACACAGGGGAAAAGCCATACCATTGTCACTATTGTATCTTCCGGTGTGCTGATCAGTCCAATCTGAAAACTCACATGAAAGCCAAACATGGCACAGTTTTACCTTATAAGTGTGAGCTCTGTCCTCAAGCTTtctctgaggaaactgagctgcAGCAGCACTTGGAGTTATTCCAAGGACATAAAACACACCAGTGCCCTCATTGTGACCACAAGAGTACCAATTCAAGTGACCTTAAGCGCCATATTATTTCTGTGCATACTAAAGATTTCCCTCACAAATGTGAAGTGTGTGAGAAGGGCTTTCATCGTCCTTCTGAGCTCAAAAAGCACAGTGAAAcccataaagggaaaaaagtgcaCCATTGTAGACACTGTGACTTTAAATCGCCTGATCCCTTTGTGCTCAGTGGCCATATCCTCTCTGTTCACACCCGAGACCTTCCTTTCAAATGTAAGAAGTGCAAGAGAGGATTTAGGCAGCaaactgaatttaaaaagcaCATGAAGACCCATAGTGGAAAGAAAGTTTATCAGTGTCAGTATTGTGATTACAGTACTACAGATGCCTCTGGCTTTAAGCGACATGTTATCTCCATACATACAAAAGACTACCCACATAGATGTGACTTCTGCAAAAAGGGATTCCGTAGGCCATCAGAAAAAAACCAACATATAATGAGACACCACAAAGACACCGCTATGTAA